One Alligator mississippiensis isolate rAllMis1 chromosome 16, rAllMis1, whole genome shotgun sequence genomic region harbors:
- the PLPP2 gene encoding phospholipid phosphatase 2 yields the protein MERRTVFVVLDVLCVVVASLPFVILTLVDAPYKRGFYCTDDSIRYPYKADTITHGLMAGVTITCTVVIVSAGEAYLVYTERLYSRSEFNNYLAALYKVVGTFLFGGAVSQSLTDLAKYMIGRLRPNFLAVCDPDWTKVNCSIYMQLDNVCRGNSRNITESRLSFYSGHSSFGMYCMMFLALYIQARLAGKWARLLRPTIQFFLIAFAIYVGYTRVSDYKHHWSDVLVGLLQGALVAVLIVRYVSDFFKQRSPPPCTEDPERKPSLPLTPSDPDRNHYSSYRGGP from the exons ATGGAGCGCAGGACGGTCTTCGTGGTGCTGGACGTGCTCTGCGTCGTGGTCG cctccctgccctTCGTCATCCTGACGCTCGTGGACGCCCCGTACAAGCGCGGTTTCTACTGCACTGACGACTCCATCCGCTACCCCTACAAGGCCGACACCATCACCCACGGGCTCATGGCCGGCGTCACCATCACCTGCACCGTCGTCATC GTCTCAGCAGGCGAAGCCTACCTGGTGTACACGGAGCGCCTCTACTCCAGGTCGGAGTTCAACAACTACCTGGCGGCGCTGTACAAGGTGGTGGGCACCTTCCTCTTCGGCGGCGCCGTCAGCCAGTCCCTCACCGACCTGGCCAAGTACATGATCGGGCGTTTGCGCCCCAACTTCCTGGCCGTCTGCGACCCCGACTGGACCAAGGTGAACTGCTCCATCTACATGCAGCTGGACAACGTGTGCCGGGGCAACAGCCGCAACATCACCGAGTCCAG GCTGTCCTTCTACTCGGGGCACTCTTCCTTCGGGATGTACTGCATGATGTTCCTGGCG CTGTACATCCAGGCCCGGCTGGCGGGGAAGTGGGCCCGGCTCCTGCGCCCCACGATCCAGTTCTTCCTCATCGCCTTCGCCATCTACGTGGGCTACACGCGGGTGTCGGACTACAAGCACCACTGGAGCGACGTgctggtggggctgctgcagggcgcGCTCGTCGCCGTCCTCATC gttCGCTACGTCTCGGACTTCTTCAAGCAGCGCTCCCCCCCGCCGTGCACTGAGGACCCCGAGCGCAAGCCCAGCCTGCCGCTCACCCCGAGCGACCCCGACcgcaatcactacagcagctaccgGGGGGGGCCCTGA